ACCGAACGAATGCCCAATCACGGGTTATGGAGGAAGTTCTGCTCAAATCGAATATTCAATACAGCATCGTGGGCGGAATTAAGTTCTATGATCGTAAAGAAATTAAGGATATCTTGGCCTATTTAAGGCTGATTGCCAATCCTGATGATGATATCAGTCTGCGTCGTGTCATTAATGTTCCTAAGCGTGGAATTGGCTCAACTTCATTAGATAAAGTGGCGGATTATGCGGCCATGAGTGACTTGTCCATGTATCAAGCTTTGCAGGATATTGAGATGATTGGCTTGAGCGGCAAGGCGGCTAAGGAAGCTAGAGGATTCCGAGACCTCATTCATAACTATACGAATATGCTGGAATACTTATCAGTAACTGAGCTTGTTGAAGAGGTTATTGAGAAAACGGGTTATCGTGATATGTTGAAAATCGAAAAAACAATTGAATCTCAGACAAGACTAGAAAATATTGATGAGTTTTTATCAGTAACTAAATCATTTGAAGCACAAAATGATGATAAAACGCTTGTTGGGTTTTTAACCGATCTTGCCTTAGTGGCAGATATTGATCAACTTGACGATACAGAAGAAGCTCAGGATTCAGTTACCTTAATGACGCTTCACTCAGCAAAGGGGCTTGAATACCCGGTAGTCTTTTTACTAGGACTAGAAGAGGGCGTATTCCCTCACAGCCGTTCGCTGATGGATGACGATGAGATGGAAGAAGAAAGACGGCTGGCCTATGTAGGGATTACCCGTGCCGAAAAAGAGCTGTTTATTTCGAATGCGCAAATGCGGACGTTATACGGCCGGACAAATATGAATCCAGTTTCTAGATTTATTAAAGAAATTCCTGAAGAACTTCTGGAAGACTTACAGCCGCCTAAACCGAAAAAAGTAGAGAAAAGTTTTGGGACAGGTTTGTCAACAAGACCTATTCAATCGGGCGGGTCAAGAAGGACACCATCCTTTGGGAAAGCAGTGACTGCTCCTTCCTCAACAGGGGGCGACGAAATCGGCTGGAAAGTCGGAGATAAAGCTGCACATAAAAAATGGGGTACGGGAACTGTCGTCAGCGTGAAAGGTGAAGGCGAAGGCAAAGAGCTGGATATTGCATTCCCAAGCCCGACAGGCATAAAACGGTTACTTGCTAAGTTTGCTCCAATCGATAAAGCCTAATAATAATAAATCAGAAAGGGATGAATAAATGGATCTGAAAGAGGCTGAAAAGCTGGTTGCTGATTTACAAAATCTCTTAAACCAATACAGTTATGAGTATTATGTGCAAGATAAGCCCTCGGTACCGGATGCTGAATACGATCGGCTGCTGAGAGAACTGATTGAGTATGAGGAAGCTTTTCCTGAATTAAAAACCCCAGATTCACCTACACAGCGTGTGGGCGGTACAATTCTTGACATGTTTGAAAAAGTGGAACATCGTTCACCGATGCTTAGTCTTGGCAATGCATTTAATGAGGATGACCTGCGCGATTTTGATCGGAAGGTTCGCCAAGCAGTTGGGGACAAGTATTCATATGTATGTGAACTGAAAATTGATGGGCTTGCTGTCACTCTGCAGTATGAAGCAGGCTATTTCACCAGAGGAGCAACTCGAGGTGACGGCAGTGTTGGTGAGGATATCACCGAGAATCTTCGTACGATAAAATCGATTCCATTAAAGCTCAAAGAACCGGTTTCTATTGAGGTTCGTGGTGAAGCCTTTATGCCGAAGCGTTCATTTGAAGCACTAAACAAAGCCAAAGATGATCAAGGAGAAGAACCGTTTGCTAATCCGCGTAATGCGGCAGCTGGTTCGCTTCGACAGCTCGATTCAAAACTTGCAGCGAAGCGGAATCTTGATGTTTTCCTGTATGCAATTGCTGATTTGGGCGAAACAGGCGTGGAATCACATAGTGAAGGTCTGGATTTACTAGATCGCTTAGGTTTTAAAACCAATCAAGAACGAAAAAAATGTTCAACCATAGAAGAAGTTCTAACTTATATTGAGGGATGGGTTGAAAGACGTCCTAATCTTGCCTATGATATTGATGGAATTGTTATTAAGGTTGATTCACTACAGCAACAGGAAGAGATGGGGAGAACTGCAAAAAGCCCAAGATGGTCTATTGCTTATAAATTTCCGGCTGAAGAAGTGATTACCACTCTTCGCAGTATTGAATTGAATGTAGGGAGGACAGGTGTTATCACCCCGACTGCTATCTTGGATCCTGTCCGAGTAGCTGGTTCAACTGTTCAGCGGGCAACCCTTCATAATGAAGACTTGATTCGTGAAAAAGATATCAAAATTGGTGATCAGGTCGTTATTAAAAAAGCGGGCGATATTATTCCGGAGGTAGTCAATGTTTTAGCTGACCGTCGTACAGGCGAGGAGATTGACTTCGCCATGCCGACAGAATGTCCAGAATGTAATAGTGAGCTTGTGCGGCTTGAAGGGGAAGTGGCTTTGCGCTGTCTTAATCCTCAGTGTCCCGCACAAATACGTGAAGGATTAATCCATTTTGTCTCTCGTAACGCCATGAATATTGATGGTTTAGGTGAGAAAGTAATCAGTCAATTATTCAGTGAGCACTTAATTCATGACGTTGCCGATCTCTATAAGGTGACGTATGAGCAGCTGATTGGAATGGAACGGATGGGCGAAAAGTCAGCTACGAACTTGCTGAAAGCGATTGAGTCTTCTAAGTCAAATTCACTGGAGCGGTTATTGTTTGGTCTAGGTATTCGACATGTAGGTTCAAAAGCAGCGAAAACGTTAGCACAGTATTTTGAAACAATGGAAGTCTTAAGTCAAGCACAATTAGAAGACTTAACGGCTATTAATGAAATCGGTGAAAAAATGGCGAATGCGGTTGTTGCCTACTTTGAAAATGAGGAAGTACAACTCCTCTTGTCTGAACTAAAAAAAGCTGGAGTCAATTTTTCATACACAGGGCCAAAGCTTGCAGCCATTGAAACCATTGATTCGGTGTTTGCCGGCAAGACGGTAGTATTGACCGGGAAACTCCATCAAATGGGGCGCGAAGAAGCAAAAGAAAAGCTCGAAGCACTTGGGGCTAAAGTGGCTGGCAGTGTTAGTAAGAAAACGGATTTATTAATTGCAGGTGAAGATGCAGGTTCAAAGCTTACGAAAGCGGAAAGCTTGGGAATTGACGTGTGGGATGAAGATAGACTTATTACAGAATTAAAGAGTTAAGAGGGTGTAGGCATGAAAAAAAGCTTTTTTGTGGGGTTAGGTGTTGCACTACTTCTTGCAGGATGTGCACCTCAATTCGATGATGGGGAAGAAGAAATTGTTCAAGATAAAGCTGAAAAAACAGAAAAAGCGATTATTCCTAAGTATCAAATATCCGACGATTATTATAAGATGCTTTTACCTTTTGAAGCTTCACAGGCTCGCGGTTTAGTTGTATCAAATCTAAATACGCGTTATGACATTGAAGAGTTTGAAACAGGATTAATGCGTATTTCGCAAAAGGACTTTAATCAAGATAAGTACTATTTTAAAGAGGGCCAAGTATTAGACAGCAGTACCATCAGTAAGTGGCTAGAACGTAAATATACAAACGAGCAATTAACAGAAAAGAAATTGAAGTCAAGCGACAATCTTGGATTGAACCCGATTGATACAGAAAAGGGTGATATCAAGACTCGTAATGAAAAAAACCCAATCTATCTGGCACATATTCTAGAACATGATTATCTAATTAAGAATAAAGATAATCAAGTTAGTCTTGGTGGAGTTGTAATCGGCCTTGCGCTTAACTCCGTTCATTATTATCAAAAAGAAGAATATGGAGCAACCTACGATACGTCTATTTCAGACCAGAAGATAGAATCAGAGGGGAAAAAGATTGCTGCAGAAGTTCTTAAAAGACTTCGGAAGACAGATGAATTGAAAGACGTGCCGATTACCATTGCACTATTTAAGCAGGTAGAAAAATCATCAGTTATTCCGGGCAGCTTTATGAGCTTTACCCATGTAAGTAAAGACGGAAACAGCATCGGTAAATGGGAGAATGTTGATGAGAAATATTATGTACTTCCTTCAACAGATGCTGAGAAAGAACACCGTGATGATGTTACGATGTTTAAGAAATTTAAGCAAGATGTCGAGGAATATTTCCCGAACTTTAATGGAGTTGTCGGACGTGCCTTTTATGTGGACGATCAGCTGCAAGATCTCAATATAGAAATACCCATTCAATTTTACGGTAACTCTGAGGCAATTGGATTTACTCAATACTTAACGGGCCTTGTGATGGAACATTTCCCTGATTACGTTTCCGTACAGGTATCTGTTACATCCGTGAATGGACCAGAAGCGTTGGTGGTAAAAAAAGCTGGCGAAGATGAACCGTTTGTCCACATTTATAAATAATGAACTATGCCCAGCTTATGCAGCTGGGCTTTCTTTATTATATGGAGCAAGCATGTGGCGCGGTACTGTTGTGGGGGATACCCAAATTAAAAAGGCTGCGAGGGTTCTCGGCAGCCTAACTTTACGCTTCTAGCATAGGGATTCTATCTTTGTATTGATCAATCAGCTTTCTGTTATGTTCCTCAGCACCATCTACATTCCCGCTTTTGAAAATGGGAGGGGTAAAGTGGTTATTCACCATGATTTCTATGGCTTTGACCATAATCCCATTAAGAAGAGCCATTCCAATAATGGTTGAACCACTGCCAAATTGAATGTTCAGGGCTTCTATTTTCATAAGTGCATCGCCTGTTTCAATATGATTATCAATCGATAGATCAGCAGTTTGATATAAGAAAAGACCGGATGGATGCCTTGAAGATTGGGTTTTAGCATAGCTAGGCGAAGTGATTACGATGACATAAGCGCCTTTTTTCTTAGCCATTTGTGCGACTTCAATTGGAACAGGGTTTCTGCCCGAAGTGGATACAACAATCATCACATCTTCGGGCAGAATAGTATGGGTTTCCATGAATTGTTCAGCAATCCCATGTGTTCGCTCTAGTTCCGAGGAGCGTACAGCTCCTTTGTGGAGCATAAAATCTTCTTCTAGAATAGGACTGATAGGGGCTAGTCCGCCTGCACGATAAAAAAGCTCTTCGCCAAACATATGAGAATGACCGCATCCAAACAAATGAATAATTCCATGCTGCTGAATACTTTCTGCTATTTTTTCTGCGGCTTTAGATAGATTGTCTTTTTCATCATGTTCACATACTGCCAATAACGACGTGATACTTTGGAAATATTGACTGATTATCGTAATCTTCCACCCTTCCATTTCAACGTTTCATGTGGATCTTAAACGTATATCGATCAGCACGGTAAGCAGATATAACAAATTCAAATGGCGTTCCATCTTCTAAGAAGGTATTTCTCAAGATGGACATGATGGGAGCACCTGTTTTAATGTTTAAGTATTTTGCCTCTATTGGGCTGGCAAGGGTTGATTCAATAATCTGTGTGGCCTCTTCGATATGATAACCAAGTTTTTCTTCAATATATCCGTATAAGGATTGATTAACAATGGTCTCCGTTAGACCGCTGATCAAATTGGCTGAAATGTAATTCGTTTCTAAGGCCATCGGGACATTATCTGCCAGACGAATTCGTTTAATTTCATAAACGGGTTCATCCTCTTGAATGCTGAGGTGTTGAGAAATCTGACTAGTAGCAGGTATGATTTGAAAGTGAATAAATTCATTACCAGGCTCTAGCCCGCGAGCTTTCATATCTTCCGTAAAGCTGGTTAAACCTTGCAAGGGCTGTTCAAGTTTTCGTTCAGCAACAAAGGTCCCTTTTCCTTGTCGGCGAGATAAATAACCGGCATTCACAAGTTGTGTGAATGCCTGTCTAACCGTCATTCTGCTGATTTGATATTGTTCTGCGTATTCGCGTTCAGCAGGAAGCGAATCACCTGGAGATAAGTCACCTTTTTCAATCAACTGCTTAATATGTTCGGCGAGCTGATAATAAATGGGGATAGGTGAATTCTTATTGATCATGCTTCTCGATACCGGTCCTTCCTGAACGTGCAGCTTCATCAGCGATGATGACCACATTAGGGTGGTTAAGCAGCGCAGACGCAGGAAAATCCTCCGAAATCTTTCCCTCTAAAAGTTGAGACAACGCTTGTCGTTTGTTTTCACCTGATACAAGCAGCAAAATCTCTTTACTCTTCATAATGGTGTTGATGCCCATTGTATTTGCTTTTGTCGGTACTTCTTCTGGAGACTCAAAGTAACGGGCATTGGCTTCAATGGTTGATGGAGCCAATTCAATAATATGAGAATTTGAAGAGAAGGGCGTACCAGGCTCGTTAAAACCAATATGACCATTTTGGCCGATTCCAAGTACTTGGAGATCAATTCCGCCCGCTTCCTTAATTAACTCTTCATATGCCGCAGGTTCGTCCTTTATTGACTCGATTTTTCCATTTGGGACATGTGTATTAGCAGGGTTGATATCAATATGATTAAAGAAGTGTTCGTTCATATAAGAATGGTAACTCTGTGGATTCTCTTTGGCTAGACCGACGTATTCATCTAAATTAAATGTTGTAACATCCTTATAGGAAGTTTTATTTTTTTTGTGGTCTTCTACAAGATATTTATAGGTGCCGACGGGCGTACCTCCAGTTGCGAGACCTAGAATTAGGTTTGGAGACTGCCGAACCTTACTAATGATATAATCCGCAGCTGCTTTACTCATTTCTTGATAATTTGTTACTTCGATGATTTTCATCTTTATTGTCCCCCTTTAGTGAATGCAAGTTCTCCCCGGCAAAATGTCATATATACATCAAGATTATCATCAAGGATAACGATATCCGCATCCTTTCCAATTGCCAGACTTCCTTTTCGATCAAAAATATTTAATTGTTTTGCAGGATTAACCGACGCCATTTCAATGGCATCTGCAAGGGTACATCCTGTATAGGTAATAATATTTTGCAGTGCAGTTCCTAGTTTTAAAATACTGCCTGCAAGGGTTCCATCAGCCAGAACGGCTTTTCCATCTTTAACAATGACATCTTGTCCGCCCAAATCATATTCACCATTTTTCAAACACTTTGCGCGCATGGAATCGGTGATCAATAAAAGCCCGTCTTTTCTTTTAATTTTATAAGCGAGATCTACCATTTCTGGACGAACATGGACTCCATCTACAATGATTTCTGCTTTTAGTTCATCACGTAAAAACACACTGCCAACAACCCCTGGTTCACGGTGATGGAGGCCGCTCATCTGGTTGTATAGATGTGTAACATGATTAGCCCCAGACTCTATGGCTTTATTCACTTCTTCGAAGGTAGCGTCAGAATGTCCAATAGAAGCTACGATTCCGTGAGTGGAAAGGTAGTTCACCATTTCTAATCCACCTGGTCGTTCTGGTGCTAAAGTGACCAGCTTAATCATGTTGTTAGTCAAGAGTTCCCATTTTTTTAATAATGGTAAGTCTGGATCAATGATGTGCTTGAGCGGCTGCGCTCCAGCTTTATCAGGATTTACAAAGGGTCCTTCCAAATGCACTCCCACAATTTCTGCTTTTCCAGTCTCCTGTTTTCCCTGAAGATACTCTCCGACATTCGCTAGTGCCTTTTCAATTTCTTTGGTATCCTGTGTCATCGTTGTCGCTAAGAAGCTTGTAGTTCCTTCTTTTGGAAGGGTGGAAGACATGGTATCTAAGGCCTCTTTTGTAGCATCCATTACATCCGCGCCATTCACGCCATGAATATGAACATCAATAAATCCAGGAACCGCCTTGTAGGTTGAAGGAACGTTGATAATAGTAAACTCTTCTTCATTTTCTAAATTAGTTAGTAAATCAACTTCTGCTATTTTTTCATCTATTATTTTTATGTAGCCGTTCTGTATGAGCTGGCCCTCACTGTATATATCGATTCCTTTAAGTAATACTTGTTTACTCATTAATAAAACTTCCTTTCATGTTTCCCCCATACTTTAACATCTTAGTAATATAGTTGTCTATACCAATTCAGGTATCTGTTGTGATTAGTATTAATTTCCTCTCTATATGGAGAAAATTAATTTAATATCGGGTAGTATAATGACAAGGACAGCTGGTCTAGACATAGGGATGAGAATAATGATATGATGCCCATTATTATGCGCTATCAAACCACAAGAACTTATACATCATAGAGATGGGGATGAAAACAACATGTTAGGTTTTTTACAGAGAATCGGAAAAGCATTAATGCTTCCGATTGCCGTTTTACCAGCTGCGGGATTGTTATTGCGGTTAGGACAAGAAGATCTCTTCAATATACCGTTTATGGCTAATGCAGGAAATGCCATATTTGCTAATTTAGCGTTAATTTTTGCGATCGGTGTTGCGATCGGTTTTGCAAAAGATAGTCATGGAGCTGCTGGTTTATCAGGCGCCATTGGCTATTTAGTTTTGACAGAAGGTGCTAAATCGTTAGATAAAGGTATCGATATGGGTGTTCTTGGCGGAATTATCGCTGGGATAATTGCCGGTCTTTTGTATAATCGATTCCACGGCATCAAGCTGCCAGAATGGCTGGGCTTTTTCAGCGGGAGACGCTTTGTTCCGATAGTGACTTCACTTGCTATGGTCATCTTGGCGGGAATTGCAGGTTTTGCATGGCCGCCTATCCAGGATGCGATAACTGGAGTTGGTAACTGGATTATTGATCTGGGAGCTATTGGATCAGGTATCTTTGGACTGTTAAATAGATTATTAATACCATTAGGGCTGCACCATGTGTTAAATAGCTTATTCTGGTTCCAATTTGGTGAGTTTGCGGGTAAAACGGGAGATATTGCTCGATTCTTTGCAGGTGATCCAACGGCTGGGACATACATGACTGGTTTCTTCCCAATTATGATGTTCGGGCTTCCAGCAGCATGTATGGCGATTATTGCCACAGCTAAACCGGAGAATAGAAAAAAAGTGTCTGGAATGTTTATCGGTTTAGCGTTAACATCGTTTCTTACCGGCATAACAGAACCTATAGAATTTTCATTTATGTTTGTTGCACCACTGCTTTATGGGGTCCATGCAATCTTAACCGGACTTTCCCTATGGGTAACCACATTGTTGGGCATTAAGAGTGGATTTACTTTCTCCGCAGGATTCATTGACTTTGGAATCAATTATAATATCGCACAAAAACCATTACTTTTAATATTGATTGGTGTTATTTATGCGATTATATATTTCGTCATTTTCTACTTTTTAATCAAAGCGTTTAATTTGAAAACACCGGGTAGAGAAGATGACGGTGAACTAGAAGAAGAAGAAGAAACTGTTATCGAAACGGACGTTAACAAACATGAAAAAATGGCTTCTCAGTTTATTCAAGATATCGGAGGGAAAGAAAATATTTCTTCTATCGATAATTGTGCAACAAGGCTTCGACTAAATGTAAATGATATGAGCTTAGTAAGTGATGCTTCACTGAAGGCACATGGTGCAAAAGGAATTATGAAGTTAAATAAGACCAATTTGCAGATAATTGTAGGAACAGAAGTGGAGTTTGTTGCTGACGCAATGAAGAGATTGGATACAGAATCAATCAGAACGGTTACGGAAGAGGAGCCTGCTGCACCCGAACATACAGGATTACTTCCGTTGACTAAACAAGACTTTGTAATGCCTATTGAGGGAGAAATTATTCCACTTGATGAGATTCCTGATCCTGTATTTTCACAGAAGATGATGGGGGATGGGTTTGGTATCATTCCAAGTAAAGGACTGGTTGTTTCTCCTGTCGATGGGGAAATTATTAATGTTTTCCCAACTAAACATGCTGTAGGAATTATGTCTAAACAAGGGTATGAAATTCTAATCCATGTAGGTTTAGAGACGGTAAATCTCAAAGGAGAAGGTTTTACACTGCTCGTCAAACAAGGGGATCACGTATTAAAAGGACAAGATCTTCTGCAATTTGATTTAGAGTTTATAAAGAATCATGCAGCTTCAACGGTAACACCGGTTATCTTTACAAACCTTACAAAACTAGAAATTAAGAAACAAGGGAAAATAGAACAAGGAAACGACGGTATTGTGTCGATTCAATAAAGAGCGGGGAGTAATCAGTCGAAAAATCTGATTGCTCTCCTTTTTTTTAGACAGCATAACTTAGATGCTGTTTATAGGGAAAACTAAATCAAACATAGAATAATTGCTTAATTAGATATTCATCTGGTATAATAATCTGTTATAATTCACTGATTTGCTACTAGGGGCTAAATTAAGGTAAAATAGAGCTGAAGCTTAAATTTTTGAAAAGAGGTTTAGATATGAATAAAGAATCCATTTATGGATTAACATATGATCAACTAACAGAATGGCTGATGAGTCATGGACATAAGAAATTCCGAGCTACACAGGTTTGGGATTGGTTATATAAGAAACGGGTAACTGAGTTTTCCCAAATGAAAAACGTCAGCAAAGAAATTATTCAATTGTTAGAAGATCATTTCGCAATCCAAACATTAGAATTGCATACGAAGCAAGAATCAGCAGATGGAACGATTAAGTTTTTGTTCAAGCTAAAGGACGGAAATTTAATTGAAACGGTTTTAATGAGATTTAAATACGGTTTATCTGTATGTGTGACGACTCAAGTAGGCTGTAACATCGGCTGTAGTTTTTGTGCTAGTGGACTTTTAGCTAAAAGCCGTGATTTAACCAGCGGTGAGATTGTTGAACAGATTATGAACGTTCAACATCATTTAGATAAGGTTGAGAAGGATGAACGAGTTAGTCATATCGTCGTAATGGGAATTGGTGAACCATTTGATAACTTCGTAAACCTTGTGAGTTTCTTAAACGTGGTTAATGATCAAAATGGACTTGCTATTGGTGCCAGACATATTACCGTATCCACAAGCGGGCTTTCAAATAAAATTTATGAATTTGCGGATATGAATACGCAGGTGAATTTGGCTATCTCATTGCATGCACCAAACAATGAACTTAGAACCAGTATTATGAAAATCAACCGTGCTTTCCCATTGGAAAAGTTGATGGATGCTGTGGATTACTATTTAGAAAAAACCAATCGCCGAATTACCTTTGAATACATCATGCTTGAGGGAGTCAATGATCATAAAGAAGAAGCGTTGCAGCTTGCAGCATTACTAAGGAATAAGCGACACTTATCCTATGTGAATTTAATTCCTTATAATCCAGTTGATGAGCATATTCAATATCAGCGAAGTGAGCAAAAATCGATTGAAGAATTTTATGAGACGTTAAAAAAGAAAGGCATTAATTGTGGAATCCGTCATGAAAATGGAACAGACATTGATGCAGCTTGCGGCCAATTAAGAAGTAAACAAATAAAAAAAGCAAAAGCGTAAGAAGCTTTTGCATAAGAAAACAGCCTTCCCGGATAGGGAAGGCTGTTTTTGTGTGTATTATAGTTTAGAAATTACTTTTTCCATTTCATTGAAAGTATCTTGAACTTCTTTATTTGGAATACTAGTCATAAAGCTGACTCCAATGACGGCAATTAGACTTAACGTAAAGCCAGGAATCATTTCATACATGAAGTCGCTTAAACCAGGAATATTCACCCAGACTAACACAGTAACGGCTCCGACTACCATACCAGCCAAGGCTCCCCATTTCGTCATACGTCTCCAATATAAGCTTAATAGAACAGCGGGACCAAATGCAGATCCAAATCCGGCCCATGCATATCCAACTAGGGCAAGTATGGTTTTATTAGGTGTTAGGGCTAATAAAAGGCCAACAATCGCTACTAACAAGACGGAAAGGCGCCCAATTAAAACTAATTCTTTATCAGTTGCATTTCTGCGCAAGAACGTTTTATAGAAATCTTCTGTAAGCGCACTTGACGTAACAAGCAGCTGTGAAGAAATGGTACTCATGATAGCAGCAAGAATAGCGGCTAATAGAAATCCTGTAATGAGTGGATGAAAGAGTACATTCGAAAGAATAACAAAGATGGTTTCAGGATCATCGACGGGAATATTATTTCTTGTAGCATAAACGAGTCCGGATAACCCAGTTAAAAGGGCCCCGAAAACGGACACGATCATCCAAGTCATACCAATCCGGCGTGCAGGTTTTAGTTCTTTCACGGAAGAAATCGCCATAAAACGAACAATTATATGAGGTTGCCCAAAATATCCAAGACCCCAAGCGAGGAATGAAATAATACCGAGTATGCTGGTGCCTCTGAAAATGTCCATAAGATGAGGATCAATTTGTCTCACATCTTGCATTGCGGAAGCGGGTCCGCCGAGCTCGAAAAACGTCACGACAGGTACTAGTATCAGGGCAAGAAACATAATAATACCCTGGACAAAATCAGTTAAACTGACGGCAAGAAAGCCTCCAAATATGGTATACGCGATAACGACTCCTGCCGTTACAAATAATCCGATTTTGTAATCCATATCGAATGAACTTTCAAAAAGGGTACCGCCTGAAACAAATCCAGCAGAGGTGTATAGTGTAAAGAAGATAATAATGATAATAGCAGATACGAAACGTAGAATCCGTGTATGATCCATGAATCGATTCTCGAAATAATCGGGGATGGTAATAGAATCATTTGCTATTTCTGTATAACTCCGAAGTCTAGGTCCTACTAATAAGTAGTTGAAGTAAGCTCCGACCGTTAATCCAATAGCCAGCCAAACACTTGATAAACCGGTTGAATACATGGCTCCTGGAAGTCCCATCAGCATCCAGCCGCTCATATCAGCTGCACCAGCAGATAGTGCGGTAACGGCTGGACCTAATCCGCGGCCTCCTAACATATAACCAGAAATATCTTCTGAAGATTTTTTGTAGGCATATAAGCCAATTAATAGCATGGCTATAAAATAAATAGCCAAAGAAATCATAACGCCTGTTTCCATTCGTTCAGTCACTCTCCTTTGTGTTGTCCATCATCAAATCTTGTGGAAAACGCAGATGAAGGGGTATGGTTTAAAAAAATAACAGACTTTCTAGGTATATTCAACTTTTAAGGAAGAGGGTTATTTTAAAAAAACACGCGTAAAGCCATTCGTATCAAGCGCTAAAGCTTATTCGACAAAAGTATAAGTTTAAATATTCTGACGACAAAAACCGACTTTTTATGATTATTTCCCAGACAATATTTTTATATTTAATGTCGTTATTTACACATATAGTTTGGCAAGAGGTCAATATTCTAGTTTTGATAATAACACTTGTTGCTTTAGAGCGTGAAAGTTTGTTATGATTTACAAGATGATTTTCAAACAAGAAGCGGCTCCAAATGCCGGTTTTTATATATTTCGGAGGTGAAGATTATGTCACGTATTTCCATGGATGAGGTTAAGCATGTAGCGAATTTAGCACGATTGGCCATTACAGAGGAAGAAGCTGTGAAATTCCAGAAGCAACTAGATCAAATGATATCATTTGCTGAGCAATTGAATGAATTAGATACAGAGAATGTTGCACCAACATCTCATGTACTAGACATGAAGAATGTAATGAGAGAAGATGTCTCGAAAAAAGGACTGCCAGTGGAGGAAGTTTTGAAAAACGCTCCAGACAGCACAGAAGATGGTCACATTCGCGTACCATCAATCTTAGAATAAGGAGGGAAATAAATGTCTCTGTTTGAACAAAGCATTTCTGAGCTTCATAAACAATTACATAACAAAGAAATCACTGTTACGGACCTTGTTCATGAATCCTATACACGCATCAATGA
The Peribacillus sp. FSL H8-0477 genome window above contains:
- a CDS encoding GntR family transcriptional regulator; the encoded protein is MINKNSPIPIYYQLAEHIKQLIEKGDLSPGDSLPAEREYAEQYQISRMTVRQAFTQLVNAGYLSRRQGKGTFVAERKLEQPLQGLTSFTEDMKARGLEPGNEFIHFQIIPATSQISQHLSIQEDEPVYEIKRIRLADNVPMALETNYISANLISGLTETIVNQSLYGYIEEKLGYHIEEATQIIESTLASPIEAKYLNIKTGAPIMSILRNTFLEDGTPFEFVISAYRADRYTFKIHMKR
- the nagB gene encoding glucosamine-6-phosphate deaminase produces the protein MKIIEVTNYQEMSKAAADYIISKVRQSPNLILGLATGGTPVGTYKYLVEDHKKNKTSYKDVTTFNLDEYVGLAKENPQSYHSYMNEHFFNHIDINPANTHVPNGKIESIKDEPAAYEELIKEAGGIDLQVLGIGQNGHIGFNEPGTPFSSNSHIIELAPSTIEANARYFESPEEVPTKANTMGINTIMKSKEILLLVSGENKRQALSQLLEGKISEDFPASALLNHPNVVIIADEAARSGRTGIEKHDQ
- the nagA gene encoding N-acetylglucosamine-6-phosphate deacetylase, translated to MSKQVLLKGIDIYSEGQLIQNGYIKIIDEKIAEVDLLTNLENEEEFTIINVPSTYKAVPGFIDVHIHGVNGADVMDATKEALDTMSSTLPKEGTTSFLATTMTQDTKEIEKALANVGEYLQGKQETGKAEIVGVHLEGPFVNPDKAGAQPLKHIIDPDLPLLKKWELLTNNMIKLVTLAPERPGGLEMVNYLSTHGIVASIGHSDATFEEVNKAIESGANHVTHLYNQMSGLHHREPGVVGSVFLRDELKAEIIVDGVHVRPEMVDLAYKIKRKDGLLLITDSMRAKCLKNGEYDLGGQDVIVKDGKAVLADGTLAGSILKLGTALQNIITYTGCTLADAIEMASVNPAKQLNIFDRKGSLAIGKDADIVILDDNLDVYMTFCRGELAFTKGGQ
- the nagE gene encoding N-acetylglucosamine-specific PTS transporter subunit IIBC; amino-acid sequence: MLGFLQRIGKALMLPIAVLPAAGLLLRLGQEDLFNIPFMANAGNAIFANLALIFAIGVAIGFAKDSHGAAGLSGAIGYLVLTEGAKSLDKGIDMGVLGGIIAGIIAGLLYNRFHGIKLPEWLGFFSGRRFVPIVTSLAMVILAGIAGFAWPPIQDAITGVGNWIIDLGAIGSGIFGLLNRLLIPLGLHHVLNSLFWFQFGEFAGKTGDIARFFAGDPTAGTYMTGFFPIMMFGLPAACMAIIATAKPENRKKVSGMFIGLALTSFLTGITEPIEFSFMFVAPLLYGVHAILTGLSLWVTTLLGIKSGFTFSAGFIDFGINYNIAQKPLLLILIGVIYAIIYFVIFYFLIKAFNLKTPGREDDGELEEEEETVIETDVNKHEKMASQFIQDIGGKENISSIDNCATRLRLNVNDMSLVSDASLKAHGAKGIMKLNKTNLQIIVGTEVEFVADAMKRLDTESIRTVTEEEPAAPEHTGLLPLTKQDFVMPIEGEIIPLDEIPDPVFSQKMMGDGFGIIPSKGLVVSPVDGEIINVFPTKHAVGIMSKQGYEILIHVGLETVNLKGEGFTLLVKQGDHVLKGQDLLQFDLEFIKNHAASTVTPVIFTNLTKLEIKKQGKIEQGNDGIVSIQ
- the rlmN gene encoding 23S rRNA (adenine(2503)-C(2))-methyltransferase RlmN, translated to MNKESIYGLTYDQLTEWLMSHGHKKFRATQVWDWLYKKRVTEFSQMKNVSKEIIQLLEDHFAIQTLELHTKQESADGTIKFLFKLKDGNLIETVLMRFKYGLSVCVTTQVGCNIGCSFCASGLLAKSRDLTSGEIVEQIMNVQHHLDKVEKDERVSHIVVMGIGEPFDNFVNLVSFLNVVNDQNGLAIGARHITVSTSGLSNKIYEFADMNTQVNLAISLHAPNNELRTSIMKINRAFPLEKLMDAVDYYLEKTNRRITFEYIMLEGVNDHKEEALQLAALLRNKRHLSYVNLIPYNPVDEHIQYQRSEQKSIEEFYETLKKKGINCGIRHENGTDIDAACGQLRSKQIKKAKA